The nucleotide sequence ttaataaaaactaagtCATTTTGCAGAAAAGTTTCGAATGTCTCCTCAGATATCCTGGCCACAGGAAGTGCTTTCTTTTTTCTTAGAAATTTCTCTGGATCGTGATTTTCAGAAAGCAACATTTTTTCAACAAATGCTTTCAAATCGTCTAAGTTTTCCCCATTCGAAGCACCCATCTGTAGAAGAAAGTAATAGTAGAAGTAAACTTATTTCTTTATATGATATAGGCTATATTATCTTTGAGGATCTATTAGACTTTATTAAAATCCATTAAAGTACAGAGTGTTCTTTAGTTTATATTCCagtgttttaatttgttctctTGATAGTACACAAAAAGgactaaaatttaataaatagcaTTTACAAAGtgtttttttgcaattttattgGGTGACTTGAGCTCACGGCTCGCCTGGCGTTCAATAATCACCGGATCTAAAGCCATCACAATGCGAATggtcatcttgagacatgaggtctaagtatCAAGTGTATTcagttatagtattttttttattgtccttacaGGCAGATGtacgtacggcccacctgattgtgagtggttaccgtcgcccttggacttcagcaatgacaggcgCAGAGTCAAGCCTTGCCCACAAAGCTTGTCTAGGcttctcacccttcaaatcgtaACGCATTAAGAGTTCGCGGCAGAAATTAGCTGAATCGTAAAACCTACCTGTGCATGCTCAGGAGACAcacctgccaccagtaattgcgcaaattataatttttagtacacaatgttaatatttcatTATGGTAGTTAATCAAATGTGGTAAGAACTacatcattagaaaaattagtacttgcTTGTGGCATTTGAGCACTGGCACAGTCACATCTCTCAACACGGTTGCCTCATCCTCAGAAATAAAACATGTGCCACTATgaagtgaaaataaataaaaattatctattCAGATAAATTTAATCATTAGAAACTTGTTATATACTCACAATTTTTCCATTAACAATCCAGAGTAAATAGGGGTACTGTTTGACTTCAAAATTTTCGCATGTTATctcattatccatacaattaaCTTTTCCAATTTTTATGTAGTTGTTGTGAGCGTAATGTACTGCTAAGTCTGCCCAAATCGGTGCCATCCTCtgaaaattcaatataaatGTGGTGTGTTACATCATTGTCGTACTTCTGCATTCTGGCAAACATATTTATGAACCTTATTCTAGAAATAACAATGGAAACTGGCTGTTCTATTTGCTGTGATCTGGGATCCATCAAGGTCATCATCTTGGTGCTGATGGTATGGTCACTGACTGATAAGTGAGCATCATGGTTGTAATTGACTGCATGAAAAAGTTGAAAACTGATCGAGTGATTTATGTGAGCtgtgaaatagaaaaatagtgCACCAACCCTAATAAAGCAGTTTTGTAGTGTATTGACCTCAATCCAGAGATGAAATCTTTTGCTCTCCTAGAATGGCCTAATTTGACACAAAATTTGGTCCCAAATGCTATTCTGCTGTTACACCATGATAATGCAGAATGAAGTGGCAAAGCGAAAAAAAGAGTATTTCCTCTACAGCCCATCTTATCCAATGCAAGAGTTTAGTTACTATAACTGATTGGCCTCTACTTTCTGCCATCTTAGCAAAGCTTCAACACCATTCAGAGGCTCCAGCACTGCTGGTACTGGGGTTTGCTAAAACGTACATGCATCTCTCTCAGAACTCTACTGTACCCTTATTGGCTCATGTCACTGAAATAGTATCCAGCCAGTTAGTCTATATGATAGCAACCAATCTTGAAAACTTTATATCAAAGCTTTGCTTTATAGATATacactacattttttttgtaagttggTGCTACAGTTTTTGCCAGACATTGCATACCAAAGTCAAAATTTATCATCCCCATCATTGATGGTAGAAACATTCATTTCTACAATAGAAAAATGTACCACATCATTTTTTTATAGGTTTGGGATTACCTGAGATGCACGACACCAAGGTACAAAAAACATGATGAAATGCTGTCCTTTTGACACAAACTTCTCAATATTCAGGTCATTCAGATAGGACATGCCGCTGTATGTTTTAACTTCATTTGGTTGTTTTGATTGTTTGCCCTGAAATAATAAATTGGATAcaggtttatatatattatattttatattcagtCACATTCTTATGTTGTAGTCTATGAAGATAGGTCAGtcagaaaaaattataataaagtgatattattaataaattttgacacAGAACTTCCATTTATATCCATTCATCAAAATGGTCTAAATTAAGTATAAATCTCATTGGTATTTAACCTCATATCTGATTATGGCTAATGGCATTAATCTTGTGATGTTTGTAGGCTAGAATTTAATCCCATTGACCTACTTTTGCAATGAATTATgaagaatgattttttttaattctgagcaACAGTGACAAAATGGTTCTACTACTCACCTCTGTTTTGACAGAGAAGGCTTCGCTCAGAAACAATGTCAATGATGGTAAGTCCCTTGTTCCTTTGTATTCAACTGgtgtaaatgtatttttgtggaaataaaataatgttggaTAAcctgtaatttttttcaaatttatttacaccATCAACTAGTgtacctattttaaaaaaaaattctattatgTACATACTTAAAAACAAGGAAATTATGTGTATGCTTACTTAAGTACCTGTTATTTCATTTTCATGACAAAGCTTAGCATGCACTGTGCAGTCAACTTGGGCAATGGCAAATTTGGAGTCCTTGGTATTAACCAGCTCTGCCAATTCTGACCATATCGGATAAAATTCTGTGCAATGTCTACACcttaaaacatataatttctGTAAATGGTATAGTACCGTAATggtaaaaaatatagatattatgGTAATTTCAAACAGTATTTTATTGAAACTCTCTTGGAACACATCTTTAGTTGTGGATGGTTaacaacttttttaattttatatcgtGAATTACCCTCATTGAATCAGTCGTCAGCCTTTTTGTAAAAATGCTCATCTAACTTTGTAGTTTAGTCAATAAGTATGAAGGATCTTTTTCACCACTACCCACATCAGTTCGTTTTTATTGAGGGCATTCAAATCTTTTGTTTTGAACGGAAGCTTGGCTGTGATCTTCGTATTTTCAATTTCTATTAGAGGTTCACACACAATAGGCCTCATCGATGTCACTACGGTATACCATTTACATTTCGGTCAACTAAAGAAAATTagattaagtttatttataaaatcgtTTCGATTCAATATTTAGTATaatttttatcataaataaatgaatatgtagattgttttgaatttaatcACTGAAAGGAATAATGTAAATTCAATTATTGTTCTCACCATGGCGCgtaaaacataataaagttTCCATCCATTTCTTCGATCTGGAATTTGAAATTACTGGGATTGTATTCGTAAACAGAACTCTGTTCAGGAGCTACAAGATACGGAAATACAAATAGATATGGTAATATCTTCATTGTGGTGAAGGAATATATTTCTAAACAATGCCTCTGTGAATTGAGGTAACTTTTTTAGgttgttttcatttatatcttttCTCCTTCTCATTAGTTAAGTAGCTAATAGGTTAAATCtaaaacaacaaataatttCGTATTTGTTGGATAAATTTTGCTTTGCTGCACAGCACTTCAAACTTTTTCGTTTGGTTTGTCTATTGGCAGCACAGGGAACGTAGCACATATAACATACACAGTAATATTCTATAACAAAGGTGAATCTATGTCTGTTGTGTGGAAAGTCAACTGATATAGATTGATAAAAAATTgaatcaaaaattaaattagatatcttttttattgtccttataggcagacgagcatacggtctacctgatagtgagtgattaccgtcgcccatggacttcagcaatgccaggggcagagccaagctgctgcctaccgttaagtattctcgccgttaagtactctgcacaagcctcgtttgaagaaggatatgtggATTAACTGAACTGAGATAAAACAATACCATACCAATGAAATAATTAGTAAAATGGTTGGAATTAAACAAAATCTTAAGGGAGCCGGCACGGTGCGGGATTGTTCTGGCGCAGCTGGAACACAGGCCGTACTTATTGTCCGTTTAATGTTGtactcatagataatacacataactTTTGTACTCTCCTCCAACTAATATATTCATCTGTGCTCTCCTgatattatgtgtattatttataCTTTCCTCTCATGCTCGCTGCACGAGTTAATATTTGCGACGATCTTCTTTGAACTGTTGACTTTGAACCGCAACAAGAAAGCCGCGGCATATATCGCCGTCAAACACCAATAAGGGCGAACCGTTGGCCATATTTGTTCACCACCTAACCGGGGACCTGCAACACTTTCGCGAGATACGACGCCAAGGATACCACCGTTGGTTGCTTTGTGGTGTTTGTATTTTGCCGCACGCCGCCTATTATAATAGGTAGTTCGGAGGTTAAGGATGACAAGATAAGATCAATGGACTTTGGAAGAATTCAAAAAGCAATATCCAACTATTTTGTTTCGTTTAACCACCCTTGTGTACTTTCAGAGATACTAAaatgttaataaaccaccgtcatAACATACTAAACCTGATgaaacagtaaataaaaaaataaaaaagtcacaaCTTGACAACAGCAACAACCTAAAAAAATTCCTAGCACTGGCCTCAGGTAGAGATGTACTTGGTTGAATTTAACACAGGATCGGAATCACAGCCCTccgtgaagatccggcgagatctCAGTGGGTGGTGTCTATGAGCTATTTCATACGTCGAGCACAGCAGAGAGTAACGTGCACAGCGAACGACAGAAGAATCTTTGAAAGTGGACCTGAAAGATCGGAAAGAATATGTTAATGGCTACGGCGGCTTTAGGTTGCCCTGTTgcctgggtcggatatgtaaTGAGAAGCGGAAAGGTAATGGCACGCCGCTTTATCAAAATAGCGTTCCGACGCTTCCATAAGGTTTTTACTGATAGAAACTAATTAGTTCTTacgtaccacggtgctccgaagGCTATTTTGCAGAAATGGGATTGGATAACCTGGAGAGAGTTCATGTGTGAACGGgacgcgtgagcgaacactacacttacCTATTTCCTTATTAACTCCAAGCCTATTTCACAATGGAACGTATGCatgttttgtagagtgtcaccttgttatgAAGAAAATGAATTAGGCAATAGCAGATAGAAATTTCTTAATTTAACAGTCTTAGAATTAGACCgttatactcttttttttttctttagaatTTTTGCAGTTAGGATTTTTGCTGTGAGTCCTGTGACTAGGTACTTACTCCATGCCTGTGACTTTCTTATTATTCGGATACAGTTTCATTTCGACAATTCTGTagaagtgtttttttaaaggtctgattattacttttaatagaGAAATTCCTACATTAGTAAGCAGATGAGTGCTTTAGCTGGGTTCTTTTTTACGAAAAAGAGTCGTCAAACAAAATGGAATTTAATCTTCTGTGTATCCGAACACACTAAAGAATGTGGTAATTCTTCAAAATGGTCGCTTTGTATGGTTTGCCAACTTGCATGTCTGTGTTTTAGAGTCCTTTGTTTTCATATTTCCTTAGAAACTCTCGCTTTAAAGCACAACTCTATCGACTCCAGATTGCCTCTTCCGTATAAAAATTAATGCGACTAATCAAAACTAAGTGTGCAAGAAAGATGTCATCGGCAATGTGAGAGCTGTCGATCGAACTGAATTTCATTTTATGGGATTATGACATTTGTGCATATAATACGGATTTACAGAAAGTGAAAAAGTGCCTGGTAATGAATTACAGTAATTAATTATTCTTCTTAGTGCCTTGAATGAACGAAACATTGCTTTCCGAGCTCCCTCTAATTTTGGAATTCCACAAGTCTATGTCATGATTGATTCGCATTAGACATTCCTTACATCCTCGTACTCTTGGATAGAATGCGATACTGTTAAAAATTGTGTACTCGAATTGTCTGATACTGTAAACAGGTTCTGTATAAAGTCGACAAATCATATCCCTATCCTGTTGCCAAGATGTCAAACTTTTCTCATCTAACTTATTTaactcattattttattatcacataaaattTAAGGGATCTAAAGCAAGAGGAATTCTCAATTGATTAggtactaatatttaaaaatatttttcagttaAAAGAAAGTACCTTTCACGCTGCTACACAAAAAGCAATGTTGATACAGACTGACTAGTGAGGAAATCGATATATAAACGAAATAAATTCGATAATAAAGACAGTGACAGTGCTGCGAGTCTTAATTAGAGTGTTGAATAAATGGTGCGGAGGATAATAAACAAGGATATGTACAGGGTGTGGGGTGTGCTCATGTGATGGGAGGCGTGGGGTGAGAGGTGAGGCGCacgggcgcgggcgcgggcgCCATGAACCCGCCGGCGCCCGGCAAAACGGCTACGCGCTCCGGATACCACCAGAAGGCGCTTGCCGAAATCAGAAACTCATTGCTTCCCTTTGCGAACATTGGAAACTCTGAACCGCCAGGTTCATCAGCTGCTAGCACAGTTAGTTCAGGAGTGAGTTCGGGGTTTAGTTCTTCTTCGGGAAATGGACTCGATAAAGACTTGAATGTGCTACCTCAATCCTTGAACCAACTTATTGCCTTGGGTTATGATGAGGTGAGTTTAGTTATAATGAATTGCTAAAAGTGTTTCTAAATAACAGATATGATTAGTGTTTTTTTAGTGTCATTATTCcattatctttaatttttataaaaaaactggctggcattgttttgccataaaaatatttctaggaaagataccgactgcagtgcCGGGTTGCTttataaatctaaaccattctcaaATCCACCTGAAgatacacagaaaatttcattaatatcggtccagccgtttaggaggagttcagtgacaaacacacgcacagaagaaatatacatataaaaatacatggaatttataatacaattaaaatataataagaaagACTATCAACTTTTAATGTAGAAGGCAGTGTATGGCCGATATTATCAGTATTTATTGGTGATTAATGTCCATTTTCATTAATACCAAGGCTAAGGACAATCTTTAACCAGGTTTGAGTAAAACTTAAGTTATTGTTATTTGCAATAACtgagaaattttaattaaacataaacacTATAAGTACAAGCTAATTACTTGCATATTGCCTGGTTGCAGTGGAATGAGGAATAGGCAATCATGAAACCAGTGGtagtttgttttcattttcaacAATCAtgttaaacataatttaaattgaatcaaATTTATAGTCATAACAGTTATAAAATGAATGCTTAAGGTTGTGTTCTTGGATATAATGTTGACCAGAATTAAATTGAGAAGTAATTTATTCACAATACAAAAACacaagattttaatttttattttcattattgtaTTGTGCATGTTGTAAATGCATATTGTCTTGAGAATAAATATGGTCATATACCAATATTCTGTCTATACCTAACACTTTAACCATGTATTCTGGTTTAAAGGGCAGgctgtcaaatattttaatgcatttttgaATTCAGCTTCGTGTTCAGATTTTTTAAAACCCCTATTGTGATCTATAGGCTTAGTTATAAagcctaaaataataaaatctaatattaatgataaaaaaagatttttttaaaattattctacacatgcttttttttctaccgtCTTGGATTATATGTATCTTCTAGCTATTAGTATCATCGGTGACTGATAGCAGGAAGTTTTCAAGATCTCcaatatcaatttaatttttagttttcaCAATTGTTCTCATAAATTTCCCAGGCGAAAAATTACATTACTGTGTACTCAAATAAATCCTTTTTTCAACATATATAATAGTATTAGAATGAGGTAAAATAGGAATTATATTCACATAGTTTGTCTATGTAAAGTTTATAAGTCAGcaagataataattatattacaatctacaacaaaattacaataaaaactcCAAGCAAGATCTACATAAGAAGTTCGGTATACTAGTTTTGCCAtgccattattattatattaccacACAGAGACTAGGTTTGTTGGTCGTCAACTATCCATTGATCGAATGTTGGTTGTTAATTTATAATGTTACTCTGCCCTTACTCTGCTCGGGCACTGGACCCAGACGAAGATCGGGCGTTGGGGGAGAGAGTGCAAGGAGAGTCTTTTGGTAGGTAGGGCCCTAAACGTTCTTGGACCTGCGGTTCTCTCCCAATGTCTACGGACCATCAACACCCACATACTCTACGCGCCCCCTAAGCCCCCTGCccgaattttttattattagatggATGGTTTGTACCTGCCGCTGCAGGGTGGGGCACACCACCCTACCGAATTTTACTGTCAAGCAGTAATATGCTCTAATTAGAAGGGCAGGACAGTTaatatactatacaattgaaaaATTAGACCTCTTGTCTCGAGATGGATGACGGCGCATATACGCtgtgatgtctattggctctagtaaccactcaccgtcagaaGAGATATTCACGGTGTACTTAGATTATAATCAATTTGGTAAAATTTCATTATCTTGTTTTGCTTCTGTTTTTGAATAATGAgtatattatttagaaaaaatcatTTCAGGACCCAGCTGTGAGGGCACTCAAATATGCAGGAGGGCGTTTTGATGCAGCTCTCGATTATTTGTCGAAACAGCAAGAACCTCTCAACGGCGTCCTCAAAAGCAGTAACTTGAGTGCTCTTGGCACCAAACTTATCCGGAAACCTAGTCTAGAGAGAGAGATAAATCTACATCGTGGTAGTCCTGCACTTGATTCAGGTGCTGGTAGCTCCCGGTCTGATAGTCCGCGTCAATCGGAGCCACCGCCGCTACCACACGAGAAGCTATCGCGACAGTATTCGCCTTCAGGTTTCTCAGAACCACCGCCACCTCCGCCGCCGCGATGTCCGTCCACGCCGCCGGTGCTGCCTTCCGTGCAGCAACTGCTCAAGCGCATGTCGCCGGCGCCACCTCTACCACCGGCGCGGGGCACCAGTCCCGTGGCGGCCGCGGCACCCACGCCGCCTGCCAGACAACCCATGATTGTACAAAATGGACCTCAAGTGCAACAGCAGCTTACGCAGCAGATACAAGCTCTCAGTATCTATCAAACGGGTGGCGGCGGCGAACTTCCACCGCCGTATCCGATGTCGGGTGCGCCGCCACCTCCTCCCTACTCGGTCTCTATCCAAAATCGTCAAAGCCCAACCCAGTCGCAGGATTACAGGAAGAGTCCATCTTCGGGGATCTATTCAGGAGGCACCTCCGCCGGCTCGCCGAGTCCAATTACGGTAACGCAATCGACTGGTTCAGCCGCGGGAATGACTCGCCCCACGCCGCTCCAGGCGTGGACCGCGAGACAAGCGGTGCAGCCTCCTATCATCATGCAGTCTGTGAAAAGCACACAAGTTCAGAAACCGGTACTACAAACGGCGATAGCACCGGTTGCCCCACCGCCAGCCACCAGTGCCGGAGCACCCCCACCCCCTCCTTCGTACGCGAGCTCCATCCAACAGAAGCAGGCACAGACTCCGCCCAGCTACCCGTCGGCACCGAAGCCGTCGTCTCCTGGCTCCACACCTACTGCGATTCCTCCCGCCGTCCCGACCACGGAGCCACCAAGTTATGCGATCACGATGCAAGTGCTCGCCGTTCAACGCGGCATGCACCCCGTCCCGCCGCCTCCGTACGGTAACCAAGCCGACAACACGACTACTGTTAATTCCCACCATTCTCCTTTACATAAGAAAATTTCGAATAACTGTGACGGTAAACCTGAATCGTCACAAGGGCCGCACGAAATTAAGTGTCCCAACCAGAACTGTACGAATAATCTCTTAAAAGACAACGTCACGGCCTCCGGCTCCGACAAAGGCTCTAACGGATCATCGGACAGACGACCAAAAATGTTAGATAAGATAAGGCATCAATCGCCAATACCGGAACGCAGAAATTACagtaaagaaaaagaagacgagAGAAGAGATTGTAAAGTCCGAAATTATTCACCGCAagctttcaaattttttatggAACAGCATGTGGAAAACGTTTTGAAATCTTATAAACAGAGACTGTTCAGAAGGATGCAACTCGAAAAGGAGATGAGTAAAATAGGTCTAAGTGCAGAAGCTCAGTGTCAGATGAGAAAGATGCTGTCCCAGAAGGAATCCAATTATATTCGATTGAAAAGGGCCAAGATGGACAAGTCTATGTTTACTAAGATTAAGCCTATAGGTGTGGGAGCATTTGGGGAGGTGACGTTGGTGAAAAAGATCGATACTAGTCATCTGTATGCCATGAAGACACTTCGGAAAGCTGACGTGCTAAAGAGAAATCAAGTGGCACACGTAAAAGCCGAAAGAGACATATTGGCGGAGGCAGACAACGAATGGGTCGTCAAGCTTTATTACAGTTTCCAAGATAAAGATAATCTGTATTTTGTAATGGACTATATACCGGGCGGGGACCTTATGtccttattaataaaattaggaATATTCGAGGAGAATCTCGCTAGGTTCTACATTGCAGAGTTGACGTGTGCTGTCGAAAGCGTGCACAAAATGGGTTTTATCCACAGAGACATCAAGCCAGATAACATATTGATAGATCGTGATGGTCATATAAAGTTAACAGATTTTGGTCTATGCACCGGTTTTAGATGGACGCACAACTCCAAATATTATCAAAGGAATGGTATGAGAcagttttttgtaaaatttatgcAGTGTTTTAGAGATTGATTtggtgttacattttttttttgtattcagatCATGGACGACAAGACTCAATGGATCCAGTGGATGGAGAATGGGGGGCTATGGGCGAATGTCGATGTTATCAACTCAAACCCTTAGAAAGGCGGCGGAGAAGAGAACACCAGCGGTGTTTGGCCCATTCGTTAGTGGGAACCCCAAACTATATTGCGCCTGAAGTCTTGCAGCGGACTGGATACACGCAGCTTTGCGATTGGTGGTCGGTTGGAGTTATATTGTACGAGATGTTGGTTGGGTCGCCGCCGTTCCTGGCGCCGACCCCCGCAGAGACGCAACTCAAGGTAACACACAACTTTATGATATGTTCTATGATAGATACAAAATAGAGTACAATTTGATAAGCTGTTTGTTAAGATCTAGTAAAATAGACCATAGTCTACACTGatattgcttttattttaatgacattCTCAATGTGATTTTTGTGTTTTCCAACAATTGATTAAATCATTAAGAGGGCtgctctgaaaaaaaaaacattaaaaaatttatctAAATTCTCTATTTATTAACTTTCAGGTGATCAATTGGGAGAGTACACTACACGTACCTGATGCAGCCAACTTATCCCCAGAGAGCAAAGACCTCATTCTGCAGCTATGTTCTGGTCAAGACACAAGGCTTGGCAAAGATGCCAATGAAGTAAAAAACCATCCCTTCCTCAAGGGCATCGATTTTGACAAAGGATTGAGGAATCAGGTTGCTCCTTACATCCCGAGGATTGAATACCCTACAGACACATCCAACTTCGACCCCATTGATCCAGATAAGCTCAGGAACTCTGGTAGTTCAGATTCAAATAAATCAGACAGTGAACTATTAGACAATGGCAAGACTTTCCATGGTTTCTTTGAGTTCACATTCAGAAGATTCTTTGATGATGGCTATACGAGCAAAATCAATTTGGATGACAATGACAATCAAGGACCTGTGTACGTGTGATATCAACTGTGCAAATAGACAATCGGACTAACTCATAggattatatttttacaaagtGTGTGCCTTTGACTCTCTCTATTAAAACACTAGTAAGTTTTGTAAACGTAACGAATAtaacgtatttaataaataaaaaaaatgttaataatccCGGTGATAATGTTGTAATATTGTATCGTTATCAGTTCGTAAGGGTAATATTATACGAGTGTAATATATACGGATGGATCGTAGTAGTGCATAATTCTTGATGGTGCTGTTGACGGGGCCGTGAATGTGCTTCGTTCTAATATCGTTTCATTCACTTGTATACTGTATTTTTGTAACTAGagaaattatttatgaaataaggAAAAGCTTATTTGATCTAGCAAATGTTTTTGATAGTGTCATTATATTTTCTTATGTATTTATCATGTTAGGTCGCTTAAAATGTGTGTTTGTTTATATAATTGTAACTTATAAAGTCGTTATAAATAATCAAACTGGAATCGGCGTAAAGTTGTACTGTGCTTCCATTTGTCTGTTGGACACTAGCTCATATTGTGTGCCTTAGTATTGAAGAATTGTATATTGAAAGTGTATTTAGGGGAAGTAAATGTTTGTACGACTTTATTAGCAGTCAGCTCGGCAACGTGTAAAGAGTGCaatacgtatttatttaacACAACTTGAACTCTTGTTATCTTCGTTTTCGAAGATTTTTAGTTTGTCAAACGGATACTATGAGCACATTTCAGTCAAATGCTAGTATTAAAACGTGCAACTTTAAGTTATTTATGTTTACACTAACAATATTCAATTTACGAATGTATTAGCAAAATATTTATCATCAGTAATTGTTTTTTGGCAACACTAAATATTCTCCCTTTGTACAGTAAAATGCAAACGAgtcattacaaaaactttaaattatgtGTTATCAAATGTAAATTGTTTCATTCTGGAATGAAACATGCTTATAAgaagtaaatgaaaaataaaatatgggattttttgttatattttttcgttTGGCCCTTCAGATTTGAataccaaaaataattttattcttattattaggGTGATTGAAGGAAGTCTTgaacttttttattgaaatcttCTGCATAACTTATGTGGATATTGTGCTTCCCATCGGGGTACAAATGTATTctgcaaacaaaaataaatacagtgCGTTCAATAAATATCTAACATATTATCCCATCAACTAGTAAAACTTACATTAGGTCCAACATGGTCTACTatggacaaaataaataaagaataatattatgaataaagaaaaaaaaaaattttttttggggtTTCGAATAGATAAAATTACTTAACCGCAGTAATAATATGAAAAGTGATTTCGATTTATTAACCAGAATGAGCATATCATTTAATCTATAacactgaaataaaattaatagaaccaataataataaagtgaGAATAAGCCTTAATGCATGACATTTTGTGtgaaaacttttaatgataaatGGTAAGTTTCTAAATGTAATTAAGTCTTGGTCTCTTGTTTAAATTGAG is from Bombyx mori chromosome 6, ASM3026992v2 and encodes:
- the LOC101742244 gene encoding serine/threonine-protein kinase Warts translates to MNPPAPGKTATRSGYHQKALAEIRNSLLPFANIGNSEPPGSSAASTVSSGVSSGFSSSSGNGLDKDLNVLPQSLNQLIALGYDEDPAVRALKYAGGRFDAALDYLSKQQEPLNGVLKSSNLSALGTKLIRKPSLEREINLHRGSPALDSGAGSSRSDSPRQSEPPPLPHEKLSRQYSPSGFSEPPPPPPPRCPSTPPVLPSVQQLLKRMSPAPPLPPARGTSPVAAAAPTPPARQPMIVQNGPQVQQQLTQQIQALSIYQTGGGGELPPPYPMSGAPPPPPYSVSIQNRQSPTQSQDYRKSPSSGIYSGGTSAGSPSPITVTQSTGSAAGMTRPTPLQAWTARQAVQPPIIMQSVKSTQVQKPVLQTAIAPVAPPPATSAGAPPPPPSYASSIQQKQAQTPPSYPSAPKPSSPGSTPTAIPPAVPTTEPPSYAITMQVLAVQRGMHPVPPPPYGNQADNTTTVNSHHSPLHKKISNNCDGKPESSQGPHEIKCPNQNCTNNLLKDNVTASGSDKGSNGSSDRRPKMLDKIRHQSPIPERRNYSKEKEDERRDCKVRNYSPQAFKFFMEQHVENVLKSYKQRLFRRMQLEKEMSKIGLSAEAQCQMRKMLSQKESNYIRLKRAKMDKSMFTKIKPIGVGAFGEVTLVKKIDTSHLYAMKTLRKADVLKRNQVAHVKAERDILAEADNEWVVKLYYSFQDKDNLYFVMDYIPGGDLMSLLIKLGIFEENLARFYIAELTCAVESVHKMGFIHRDIKPDNILIDRDGHIKLTDFGLCTGFRWTHNSKYYQRNDHGRQDSMDPVDGEWGAMGECRCYQLKPLERRRRREHQRCLAHSLVGTPNYIAPEVLQRTGYTQLCDWWSVGVILYEMLVGSPPFLAPTPAETQLKVINWESTLHVPDAANLSPESKDLILQLCSGQDTRLGKDANEVKNHPFLKGIDFDKGLRNQVAPYIPRIEYPTDTSNFDPIDPDKLRNSGSSDSNKSDSELLDNGKTFHGFFEFTFRRFFDDGYTSKINLDDNDNQGPVYV
- the LOC101735315 gene encoding thioredoxin domain-containing protein 5 homolog — protein: MKILPYLFVFPYLVAPEQSSVYEYNPSNFKFQIEEMDGNFIMFYAPWCRHCTEFYPIWSELAELVNTKDSKFAIAQVDCTVHAKLCHENEITGYPTLFYFHKNTFTPVEYKGTRDLPSLTLFLSEAFSVKTEGKQSKQPNEVKTYSGMSYLNDLNIEKFVSKGQHFIMFFVPWCRASQRMAPIWADLAVHYAHNNYIKIGKVNCMDNEITCENFEVKQYPYLLWIVNGKIMGASNGENLDDLKAFVEKMLLSENHDPEKFLRKKKALPVARISEETFETFLQNDLVFINYFAPWCAHCMQLSPLWIKLGEKFQNETRVLIADVDCVQSKPICETEKINGLPTLILYRHKKIVSVEHGGRPLDSLIGLITEHLQDSASTDPEDKTNEDIFLSKAKDEL